One segment of Primulina tabacum isolate GXHZ01 chromosome 6, ASM2559414v2, whole genome shotgun sequence DNA contains the following:
- the LOC142549097 gene encoding uncharacterized protein LOC142549097 isoform X2 gives MEKRLEDTSQNWVQKNLYCPAESKPFLKDGDEALRNGANHANFSSLTDRDCRSEEMESRYSTEHDIEAYKNAQIRKSQSLGCGLNLKEWNLGGDVSEGEMEQRFSYNGSADSGRIVVSYGINDHVHSRHGQEPLASDSVTNSDFTKKGSILSIEDSLQSEREGADKDNLHLSVGDTGDHMPRTPRAIVKPRSLPSMVSPTKGSTSLLPFSRSAEDLNALGSGMNNILVYDAEKQVQNQQLDYSIFDNDKEDGENPADEDTCADYNHVGSAKDWIIPVSKGAYMEKSRKKESSLRIWDEVPSEDLWLKRIEEWVNDLQHCSPLREETNGFSLISDHELPKSDALVNAAKLEVKVNLGNEVAKRYISSLNASAAAAKLTNLGLVVIPFLIPFISLKTLDLSGNSIVRIASGALPRGLQFLNLSKNSISAIEGLRDLTRLRVLDLSYNRLLRIGHGLASCSSMKELYLAGNKISEVEGLHRLLKLNVLDLRFNKISTTKCLGQLAANHICLQALSLEGNPAQKNVGDEQLKKYVQSLLPNLTYYDRQSIRTVSMKDIKADRSARLGIAGHQIDRGVRAEAKMVRKGTHGIVSLKAPSSAIHGRKNQVVSSAKPSRTRHGRLPPTGIRATQGPQFTEHNSKHSGFKNDLLVRRSQSEGNLGAP, from the exons ATGGAGAAGAGACTGGAAGATACTTCTCAAAATTGGGTTCAGAAGAATTTGTATTGTCCTGCAGAAAGCAAGCCATTTTTAAAGGATGGGGATGAAGCACTCCGCAATGGAGCCAATCATGCAAACTTTTCTTCTCTAACCGATCGTGATTGCAGATCAGAAGAAATGGAGAGCAGATATAGTACTGAACATGATATCGAGGCTTACAAAAATGCACAAATAAGAAAGAGCCAGTCTTTGGGATGTGGATTGAACTTGAAAGAGTGGAACTTAGGTGGTGATGTTTCAGAAGGTGAGATGGAGCAGAGGTTTTCTTATAATGGATCTGCTGATAGTGGTAGGATAGTTGTTTCGTATGGCATTAATGATCATGTGCACAGCAGACATGGTCAAGAACCTTTGGCTTCTGATTCTGTAACGAACTCCGACTTCACCAAAAAAGGATCCATATTATCAATTGAAGATTCACTACAATCGGAGAGGGAAGGTGCTGATAAAGATAATTTACATTTATCCGTTGGTGACACTGGTGACCATATGCCTCGTACTCCACGTGCTATTGTAAAGCCTCGTTCTTTGCCTAGTATGGTTTCCCCTACTAAGGGATCCACATCCTTGTTGCCTTTTTCTAGATCTGCTGAGGACCTGAATGCTTTAGGCTCTGGAATGAACAACATTTTGGTGTACGATGCTGAAAAACAAGTACAAAATCAACAACTGGATTATTCTATCTTTGACAATGACAAGGAAGATGGTGAAAATCCTGCTGACGAGGACACATGTGCGGATTATAACCATGTTGGTTCAGCAAAAGACTGGATTATACCTGTGTCTAAAGGGGCATACATGGAGAAAAGTAGAAAAAAGGAAAGTTCTCTTCGCATCTGGGATGAAGTACCAAGCGAGGATTTATGGTTGAAACGAATTGAAGAATGGGTTAATGACCTTCAGCACTGTAGCCCACTGAGAGAAGAAACTAACGGATTTTCTTTAATTAGCGACCATGAATTACCGAAAAGTGATGCTTTAGTGAACGCTGCGAAGTTGGAAGTCAAGGTGAACCTTGGAAATGAAGTTGCAAAGAGATACATTTCTTCTCTGAATGCCTCAGCTGCAGCAGCCAAGCTGACTAACCTTGGTTTGGTTGTGATCCCATTTCTAATTCCTTTTATCAGTCTCAAAACACTCGATTTATCTGGGAATTCCATAG TAAGGATAGCTTCTGGTGCTCTTCCTCGAGGACTCCAGTTTTTGAATCTCTCAAAAAACAGTATCTCCGCTATTGAAGGATTGCGGGACCTTACCAGACTTCGTGTCCTTGACCTGAGCTATAATAGATTATTAAGAATTGGACATG GCTTGGCGTCATGTTCCTCTATGAAGGAATTATACTTGGCCGGTAACAAGATCAGTGAGGTCGAAGGTCTCCATCGTCTCCTAAAATTGAACGTCCTCGATTTGCGTTTTAACAAAATTTCTACAACCAAGTGTCTCGGACAACTAGCTGCTAATCACATCTGTTTGCAAGCTCTCAGCTTGGAAGGAAACCCTGCTCAGAAGAATGTAGGTGACGAACAATTGAAGAAATATGTGCAGAGTCTTCTTCCCAACCTTACTTACTATGACAGGCAATCAATCAGAACTGTATCAATGAAGGACATTAAGGCTGATCGATCAGCTCGTCTGGGAATAGCGGGTCATCAGATAGATCGTGGGGTTAGAGCGGAGGCAAAGATGGTAAGGAAAGGAACTCATGGCATTGTTTCTCTGAAGGCACCATCCTCAGCAATTCATGGTCGGAAAAATCAAGTAGTATCATCGGCAAAACCATCAAGGACTAGGCACGGGCGTCTGCCTCCAACTGGAATCAGGGCAACTCAAGGGCCTCAATTTACTGAACATAACAGCAAACATTCGGGCTTCAAGAATGATTTACTCGTTCGCAGAAGCCAGAGCGAGGGAAATTTGGGTGCTCCCTga
- the LOC142550001 gene encoding uncharacterized protein LOC142550001, whose amino-acid sequence MADITKLEFEALDLTGKNYLSWILDAEVHISMNLGDTIKEENEMSQQDRAKALIFLRHHLNDGLKVEYLTVKEPRELWKNLKERFDHQQTVVLPRARFEWMHLQLQDFKFVSDYNSALFKTSSILILCGERVTNQDMLEKTFSTFHASNVLLQQQYRER is encoded by the coding sequence atGGCGGACATCACCAAACTTGAATTTGAAGCACTTGACTTGActggaaaaaattatttatcatggaTTTTGGATGCTGAAGTCCACATCTCTATGAATTTAGGAGATACgataaaagaagaaaatgaaatgtCCCAGCAGGACCGTGCAAAGGCACTTATTTTTCTTCGTCATCACCTCAATGATGGGTTGAAAGTCGAATATCTCACTGTGAAAGAGCCTCGAGAGCTTTGGAAAAAtctaaaagaaagatttgaccATCAACAAACTGTAGTTCTCCCAAGAGCCCGATTTGAATGGATGCACCTACAGTTACAAGATTTTAAGTTCGTAAGTGACTATAACTCTGCATTATTCAAGACTAGTTCCATACTAATACTTTGTGGAGAGAGAGTCACTAATCAAGACATGTTAGAAAAAAcattctccacttttcatgcaTCAAACGTGCTCCTGCAGCAGCAATATCGTGAACGTTGA
- the LOC142549097 gene encoding uncharacterized protein LOC142549097 isoform X1 encodes MVRFSCFQSRVHSPKQKKITQRPAEAMEKRLEDTSQNWVQKNLYCPAESKPFLKDGDEALRNGANHANFSSLTDRDCRSEEMESRYSTEHDIEAYKNAQIRKSQSLGCGLNLKEWNLGGDVSEGEMEQRFSYNGSADSGRIVVSYGINDHVHSRHGQEPLASDSVTNSDFTKKGSILSIEDSLQSEREGADKDNLHLSVGDTGDHMPRTPRAIVKPRSLPSMVSPTKGSTSLLPFSRSAEDLNALGSGMNNILVYDAEKQVQNQQLDYSIFDNDKEDGENPADEDTCADYNHVGSAKDWIIPVSKGAYMEKSRKKESSLRIWDEVPSEDLWLKRIEEWVNDLQHCSPLREETNGFSLISDHELPKSDALVNAAKLEVKVNLGNEVAKRYISSLNASAAAAKLTNLGLVVIPFLIPFISLKTLDLSGNSIVRIASGALPRGLQFLNLSKNSISAIEGLRDLTRLRVLDLSYNRLLRIGHGLASCSSMKELYLAGNKISEVEGLHRLLKLNVLDLRFNKISTTKCLGQLAANHICLQALSLEGNPAQKNVGDEQLKKYVQSLLPNLTYYDRQSIRTVSMKDIKADRSARLGIAGHQIDRGVRAEAKMVRKGTHGIVSLKAPSSAIHGRKNQVVSSAKPSRTRHGRLPPTGIRATQGPQFTEHNSKHSGFKNDLLVRRSQSEGNLGAP; translated from the exons ATGGTTAGATTTTCGTGCTTTCAATCTCGCGTCCATTCTCCCAAACAAAAG AAAATAACTCAGCGCCCTGCCGAGGCAATGGAGAAGAGACTGGAAGATACTTCTCAAAATTGGGTTCAGAAGAATTTGTATTGTCCTGCAGAAAGCAAGCCATTTTTAAAGGATGGGGATGAAGCACTCCGCAATGGAGCCAATCATGCAAACTTTTCTTCTCTAACCGATCGTGATTGCAGATCAGAAGAAATGGAGAGCAGATATAGTACTGAACATGATATCGAGGCTTACAAAAATGCACAAATAAGAAAGAGCCAGTCTTTGGGATGTGGATTGAACTTGAAAGAGTGGAACTTAGGTGGTGATGTTTCAGAAGGTGAGATGGAGCAGAGGTTTTCTTATAATGGATCTGCTGATAGTGGTAGGATAGTTGTTTCGTATGGCATTAATGATCATGTGCACAGCAGACATGGTCAAGAACCTTTGGCTTCTGATTCTGTAACGAACTCCGACTTCACCAAAAAAGGATCCATATTATCAATTGAAGATTCACTACAATCGGAGAGGGAAGGTGCTGATAAAGATAATTTACATTTATCCGTTGGTGACACTGGTGACCATATGCCTCGTACTCCACGTGCTATTGTAAAGCCTCGTTCTTTGCCTAGTATGGTTTCCCCTACTAAGGGATCCACATCCTTGTTGCCTTTTTCTAGATCTGCTGAGGACCTGAATGCTTTAGGCTCTGGAATGAACAACATTTTGGTGTACGATGCTGAAAAACAAGTACAAAATCAACAACTGGATTATTCTATCTTTGACAATGACAAGGAAGATGGTGAAAATCCTGCTGACGAGGACACATGTGCGGATTATAACCATGTTGGTTCAGCAAAAGACTGGATTATACCTGTGTCTAAAGGGGCATACATGGAGAAAAGTAGAAAAAAGGAAAGTTCTCTTCGCATCTGGGATGAAGTACCAAGCGAGGATTTATGGTTGAAACGAATTGAAGAATGGGTTAATGACCTTCAGCACTGTAGCCCACTGAGAGAAGAAACTAACGGATTTTCTTTAATTAGCGACCATGAATTACCGAAAAGTGATGCTTTAGTGAACGCTGCGAAGTTGGAAGTCAAGGTGAACCTTGGAAATGAAGTTGCAAAGAGATACATTTCTTCTCTGAATGCCTCAGCTGCAGCAGCCAAGCTGACTAACCTTGGTTTGGTTGTGATCCCATTTCTAATTCCTTTTATCAGTCTCAAAACACTCGATTTATCTGGGAATTCCATAG TAAGGATAGCTTCTGGTGCTCTTCCTCGAGGACTCCAGTTTTTGAATCTCTCAAAAAACAGTATCTCCGCTATTGAAGGATTGCGGGACCTTACCAGACTTCGTGTCCTTGACCTGAGCTATAATAGATTATTAAGAATTGGACATG GCTTGGCGTCATGTTCCTCTATGAAGGAATTATACTTGGCCGGTAACAAGATCAGTGAGGTCGAAGGTCTCCATCGTCTCCTAAAATTGAACGTCCTCGATTTGCGTTTTAACAAAATTTCTACAACCAAGTGTCTCGGACAACTAGCTGCTAATCACATCTGTTTGCAAGCTCTCAGCTTGGAAGGAAACCCTGCTCAGAAGAATGTAGGTGACGAACAATTGAAGAAATATGTGCAGAGTCTTCTTCCCAACCTTACTTACTATGACAGGCAATCAATCAGAACTGTATCAATGAAGGACATTAAGGCTGATCGATCAGCTCGTCTGGGAATAGCGGGTCATCAGATAGATCGTGGGGTTAGAGCGGAGGCAAAGATGGTAAGGAAAGGAACTCATGGCATTGTTTCTCTGAAGGCACCATCCTCAGCAATTCATGGTCGGAAAAATCAAGTAGTATCATCGGCAAAACCATCAAGGACTAGGCACGGGCGTCTGCCTCCAACTGGAATCAGGGCAACTCAAGGGCCTCAATTTACTGAACATAACAGCAAACATTCGGGCTTCAAGAATGATTTACTCGTTCGCAGAAGCCAGAGCGAGGGAAATTTGGGTGCTCCCTga